GCTCATACATTTCCAACATTTCCTCTTCAGTTACTTCAGGCTGTTCAATGGTATTTTGGACATAGTTTGAAACGGTTAATTCACGCTCTAAATCTTTTTTAAATTCTTCTAAAGTGGTTTGCTGTGCTTCTAATGATTCTAAAAATTCTTCTTCAGATTGGTATTGGGATTTAAATGCTTCAAGTTCTTTATCCAACTCCTCATCAGAAATCTTATAACCTTCCTTTACAGCACCCTGATAAAGCAGTTCATATGCAATTAAAGTGTTTACAGCTTCCTCTAAAATTTGATTGGATATTTCGTCATCAGTGATATCTACGCCCTGCTGAAGATAGTTTTTATTTAAGCTTTGATACATTTTAAATAAATCAAACAGCATAATTTCGGTATCATTAACAACTGCCACAGGTATGTTTTCAGGAGGCTCTTCTGATGCTGCCGGTGAAATATCAGGTGATTCTTCAGGTGTATTTTCTTTTTGGCAGGACAAAATAGATAGTGATATAACAGCTGCCATTGTAAACAGTAAAATTTTTTTTACCAAAATAAAGTCCCCTTTCTTATAAATATATCTAGATTAAATATTCCTAATTAACAGATGCTTCCTGATTACAGTGCATTTTAATCCGGTTAATGCTTAACTAACTTTAAATGTAAAAACAACTTTATTTTAATTTTACTAAAAAATCGTGAACATATTATTAACTATATATTAATTGTGTATATAAATCAATATTTTAAGATGCTAATGCTATAAATTTAATCTGCGGGAAATATACAATTAAAAAATGTTAATGTAAAATAGATATGTGTTAAATTAAATTGAGCGTGGTATATATGGTTATATTTAATTTTTAACGGGGATTTACAGGAGGGTATATTATGCATAAATTTAAAATAAAATCGGATTTTAAACCTTGCGGTGACCAGCCTGCTGCTATAGATAAGCTGGTGGAAGGCATAAATGCAGGGTTTAGGGGACAGACTCTTTTGGGGGTTACAGGTTCCGGGAAAACATTTACAATGGCAAATGTCATTGAAAGGGTGCAAAAGCCCACA
The genomic region above belongs to Acetivibrio saccincola and contains:
- a CDS encoding SurA N-terminal domain-containing protein, yielding MVKKILLFTMAAVISLSILSCQKENTPEESPDISPAASEEPPENIPVAVVNDTEIMLFDLFKMYQSLNKNYLQQGVDITDDEISNQILEEAVNTLIAYELLYQGAVKEGYKISDEELDKELEAFKSQYQSEEEFLESLEAQQTTLEEFKKDLERELTVSNYVQNTIEQPEVTEEEMLEMYEQYIKETTEENPPEFEELKPRIEQKIREDKFGKKVDELIETLKEQSKVEIFREETE